One window from the genome of Pedobacter schmidteae encodes:
- a CDS encoding pitrilysin family protein, producing the protein MVDFNRFTLANGLRVLVHEDDTTPMAVLNILYDVGARDEDAGRTGFAHLFEHLMFGGSVNIPSYDEPLQRVGGENNAFTSNDITNYYITLPAVNLETAFWLESDRMLSLAFSEKSLETQRNVVCEEFKQRYLNQPYGDVWLKLRPLAYHTHPYRWATIGQDLKQIEDARMEDVKAFFQKHYNPKNAIMVVGGQVKTADVKALAEKWFAPIPGGEKYVRNLPVEPVQTAERRETVKADVPLNAIYMAFKMPARTDKTYQTYDLMSDVLSQGQSSRLYNSLLKEQQLFSDVHAYITSSIDAGLFIVEGKLVEGVSLEKAEAAIWTELNKLIEQPVTAEEITKVKNKSESIMVFAEMSLLDKAMNLAYYELLGDAEGLNTEIDKYLVVTPEQIQQAAKTIFTKEQCSVLHYLTTQNA; encoded by the coding sequence ATGGTAGATTTTAATCGTTTTACGCTAGCCAATGGGTTACGTGTACTGGTACACGAAGATGATACAACACCTATGGCGGTGTTAAACATTTTATACGACGTTGGGGCAAGAGATGAAGATGCCGGCAGGACCGGTTTTGCCCATTTATTTGAACACCTGATGTTTGGCGGTTCTGTAAATATTCCGAGTTATGACGAGCCTTTGCAAAGGGTAGGTGGCGAGAACAATGCTTTTACCAGTAACGACATCACCAACTATTACATTACGCTGCCGGCTGTAAACCTGGAAACGGCTTTCTGGCTGGAAAGCGACCGCATGTTGAGCCTGGCTTTTTCGGAGAAAAGTTTGGAAACACAGCGTAACGTGGTGTGTGAAGAGTTTAAACAGCGTTACCTGAACCAGCCTTATGGCGATGTATGGTTAAAGCTACGACCGCTGGCCTATCATACACATCCTTACCGCTGGGCAACCATAGGACAGGATTTGAAGCAGATTGAGGATGCCAGGATGGAAGATGTAAAGGCTTTTTTTCAAAAGCACTATAATCCGAAAAATGCCATCATGGTAGTTGGGGGGCAGGTTAAAACTGCGGATGTAAAAGCCTTGGCCGAGAAATGGTTTGCACCAATTCCTGGTGGAGAAAAATATGTGAGAAATTTGCCTGTTGAACCTGTTCAGACTGCCGAACGCAGAGAGACGGTGAAGGCCGACGTGCCTTTAAATGCCATTTATATGGCTTTTAAAATGCCGGCGCGCACTGACAAAACCTATCAGACCTATGACCTGATGTCGGACGTACTTTCACAGGGGCAATCGTCGCGACTGTACAACAGCCTACTCAAAGAGCAGCAGCTGTTTAGTGATGTGCATGCTTATATTACCAGTAGCATTGATGCAGGTTTGTTTATTGTAGAAGGAAAACTTGTAGAAGGGGTGAGTTTAGAAAAGGCCGAAGCAGCCATCTGGACAGAGCTGAATAAACTTATTGAGCAACCGGTTACCGCCGAGGAAATTACCAAGGTGAAAAATAAATCAGAATCTATCATGGTATTTGCTGAAATGAGTCTTTTGGACAAAGCCATGAACCTGGCTTATTATGAATTGCTGGGAGATGCTGAAGGTCTGAATACGGAGATAGATAAATACCTTGTGGTTACTCCGGAGCAAATTCAACAAGCTGCAAAGACTATTTTTACTAAAGAACAATGTTCTGTTTTACATTACTTAACTACTCAAAATGCTTAA
- a CDS encoding CofH family radical SAM protein — translation MNTAELLHRALHFDFLTKEEGVFLYHHAATAELAYVANELRKKQVPSGKVTWQIDRNVNTTNVCIANCKFCNFFRRPGHDESYITDIETYKVKIEETFRLGGDQLLLQGGHHPDLGLKFYADLFKQLKELYPDLKLHALGPPEIAHVAKLEGLSHTEVLTALKAAGMDSLPGAGAEILNDRVRRLISKGKCGGQEWLDVMRAAHQLHITTSATMMFGHVETIDERFEHLVWIREVQSEKPVDAKGFLAFIPWPFQDDGTLLKRLRGISNNVSGDEYIRMLALSRIMLPNIKNIQASWLTVGKNVAELCLHAGANDFGSIMIEENVVSAAGAPHRFTAKGIQDAIREAGFEPQLRGQQYNYRDLPDHLEEQVIDY, via the coding sequence ATGAATACTGCCGAATTATTACACAGGGCCTTGCATTTTGACTTTTTAACCAAAGAGGAAGGCGTTTTTTTATATCATCACGCAGCCACCGCTGAACTGGCTTATGTAGCCAATGAATTGAGAAAAAAACAAGTACCTAGCGGCAAAGTAACCTGGCAGATAGACAGGAACGTAAATACAACCAATGTATGTATTGCCAACTGTAAGTTCTGCAACTTTTTCAGAAGACCGGGGCACGATGAAAGCTATATTACAGATATTGAAACATATAAAGTAAAAATAGAAGAAACATTCAGACTGGGTGGCGATCAGCTACTTTTACAAGGCGGACACCATCCTGACCTGGGTCTGAAATTCTATGCTGACCTATTTAAACAACTCAAAGAACTATATCCTGATTTAAAACTACACGCCTTAGGTCCACCCGAAATTGCACACGTTGCCAAACTGGAAGGGCTGTCGCATACCGAGGTTTTAACTGCGCTGAAAGCCGCCGGCATGGATTCATTACCTGGTGCAGGGGCTGAGATATTGAACGACAGGGTGAGACGATTGATATCCAAGGGAAAATGTGGTGGCCAGGAATGGCTGGATGTGATGCGGGCAGCACATCAGCTTCACATTACTACCTCGGCAACCATGATGTTTGGTCATGTTGAAACCATTGACGAACGGTTTGAACACCTGGTATGGATCAGGGAAGTGCAAAGTGAAAAACCGGTGGATGCCAAAGGATTTCTGGCCTTTATTCCATGGCCTTTTCAGGACGACGGCACTTTGCTAAAGCGATTGAGAGGCATCAGTAATAATGTTTCGGGCGACGAATATATCCGGATGCTGGCCTTAAGCCGCATCATGCTGCCTAACATCAAAAATATACAGGCTTCGTGGCTTACCGTGGGAAAAAATGTGGCAGAACTTTGTTTGCACGCAGGTGCCAATGATTTCGGTTCTATTATGATCGAAGAAAATGTGGTTTCTGCTGCCGGCGCGCCTCACCGTTTTACCGCAAAAGGTATACAGGACGCGATAAGGGAGGCTGGTTTTGAGCCACAACTGCGTGGGCAACAGTACAACTACCGGGATTTGCCCGATCATTTGGAAGAACAGGTGATTGATTACTAA
- a CDS encoding LytTR family DNA-binding domain-containing protein, translated as MLNTIIVDDEEFARSSLYFLLQENCESVHISGIAKSVAEARNLLAQNAVDLIFLDIAMPGENGFELIPDAQNSKAHVIFTTAYDQYALKAIKANALDYLLKPIDIDELKVAVDKAEKYITLNKQDNGRKESLQNLAANLSERNEIRKISLPNGQGYSLVNIDDIIHISADSNYSVFYLLNKDKITVSKVLKEYEEILPEQQFVRIHKSSIVNLNHVKEYNSKNGLEVMMKNGEKIAVSRRRASDFAEKIKSYTRFDVDK; from the coding sequence GTGCTGAATACAATTATTGTCGACGACGAAGAATTTGCCCGTTCATCCTTATATTTCCTTTTACAGGAAAACTGCGAAAGCGTCCATATATCTGGAATTGCCAAATCTGTAGCCGAAGCACGCAATTTACTGGCTCAAAATGCCGTTGACTTAATTTTTCTGGATATTGCCATGCCCGGAGAAAATGGTTTTGAGCTGATACCAGATGCCCAAAACAGCAAAGCCCATGTCATTTTTACCACGGCATACGATCAATATGCGCTCAAGGCAATTAAAGCCAACGCCCTGGATTATCTGTTGAAACCGATAGACATAGACGAACTGAAAGTTGCAGTAGATAAAGCTGAAAAATACATTACTTTAAATAAACAAGACAACGGGAGAAAAGAAAGCCTGCAAAACCTGGCCGCAAACCTCTCTGAAAGAAACGAAATCAGGAAAATCAGTTTGCCAAACGGACAAGGATATAGCCTGGTTAACATTGACGACATCATTCATATCTCGGCAGATAGCAATTACTCAGTTTTTTACCTGTTAAACAAGGATAAAATTACAGTTTCAAAAGTCCTTAAAGAATATGAAGAAATTTTGCCAGAACAGCAGTTTGTCAGGATTCACAAGTCCAGCATTGTGAACCTGAACCACGTAAAAGAATACAATTCCAAAAACGGACTGGAAGTGATGATGAAGAACGGCGAGAAAATTGCGGTTTCCCGAAGACGTGCAAGTGATTTTGCCGAAAAAATTAAATCTTATACCCGTTTTGACGTCGACAAATAA
- a CDS encoding two-component regulator propeller domain-containing protein, translating into MTSTNKQPDAAIKLLLSAIFLLVFGFSGYSQTTHIQHFSTKNGLPSNNCYYTLQDSKGYIWISTDAGVSRFDGKVFENFSIDDGLPDNQILQVKEDKSGKIWFLALNGQLSYFYNGKIYNQNNDKLLRLLKFNAVIVSFFEDSKGRIWFGTNKNVLVMWDGRTVMKYISADLEHEYLGTFIHEDKSGTIWAFSNRCIRVFKNNTFTITSHGTLPLSYKTILNLPNKSLGYLDKDGLNIRNNEQQRLLLKIDTALLTNDPGYFYLDRNDDIWLSNANGVYQIEPSGKTTAYLKNIPSSQVIKDAKNNMWFTTNSGVYMLPRKEERLYIINKSNGLNTDMVKSVTKDDRNRLWLGMDEGHINVIDLQTFLVNKIQLPEKKRYASIKQITYDTWHRAMYFSSDYGLGRVNHIDGKRDIDYLKETNNRMFVVKSFSMPDSNKLALALSSGVFILPDRIHQFKFTSLFFKPGIDFFSNRAYRVFYDQQQNLWFSNINGLSKLSNGVLNNYFETHLLLTKRINDIQELEDGTIVLATDGYGIAFLKNNKIIRLITHKDGLADNICKRLFVKDNYLWVVTNNGINRIALNDKQPGIESFEYTNALLADDVNGLYVDNRYAYFATNSGLIYFSYHKTNDKKEAPKVLISSIINNKSKLGLNDAMHILAPSSNNITFTYSAIDFQNKTITYRYRLKADANWTETRSRRLEFSSLEPGDYAFELSAKSNNSNWSSPTRVNFSLKRHFWQTGWFLTGIFLLAGFVFYKVAVIITRIQKNKEQQQLLLKNKILMLEQQALQAMMNPHFVFNVMNSIQHYINTKDTNSANKILTGFAKLIRKNLEICTKSFISLDEELEYLNLYLSLEKKRFGEKFEYKIQVNNAIDREETLIPSMILQPYIENAIWHGLMPKETGGTLNIHIGLNGPDHLLIQIIDDGIGIDNSLKNKKGHHVSQGMNLTRERINLLNQVEANPIQIEIKQNGISGTYVSIWIPLNH; encoded by the coding sequence TTGACGTCGACAAATAAACAGCCTGATGCGGCCATAAAACTTTTACTTTCAGCAATATTCCTGCTTGTATTTGGCTTTTCAGGCTACAGTCAAACCACACACATACAACACTTTAGCACAAAAAATGGCTTACCCAGCAACAACTGTTACTATACGCTGCAAGATTCCAAAGGTTATATCTGGATATCAACCGATGCAGGCGTAAGCAGGTTTGACGGAAAAGTGTTTGAAAATTTTTCCATTGATGACGGACTGCCCGACAATCAGATTTTACAAGTAAAAGAAGACAAAAGTGGCAAAATCTGGTTTTTAGCTCTTAATGGACAGCTCAGCTACTTTTACAACGGAAAAATTTATAATCAAAACAACGACAAGCTTTTACGACTACTTAAATTTAATGCAGTAATTGTCTCCTTTTTTGAAGATAGTAAAGGAAGAATATGGTTTGGGACCAATAAAAATGTACTGGTGATGTGGGATGGCAGGACGGTGATGAAATATATTTCTGCCGATCTTGAGCACGAGTACCTGGGAACCTTTATACACGAGGACAAATCGGGAACGATATGGGCTTTCAGTAACCGATGTATCCGGGTTTTCAAAAATAACACCTTTACCATCACTTCCCATGGCACTTTGCCCCTATCCTATAAAACCATACTCAACCTGCCCAACAAAAGCCTGGGTTACCTTGACAAGGATGGTCTCAACATCAGAAACAACGAACAGCAACGTTTATTGCTGAAAATTGATACCGCCCTGCTGACCAATGATCCCGGTTATTTTTACCTCGACAGAAATGACGACATCTGGTTGAGCAATGCCAATGGCGTGTACCAGATAGAACCTTCGGGTAAAACCACTGCATATTTAAAAAATATCCCCTCCAGCCAGGTCATCAAAGATGCCAAAAACAACATGTGGTTTACCACAAATAGCGGTGTTTATATGCTTCCGCGAAAAGAAGAACGCTTGTACATCATCAATAAGTCGAACGGTTTGAATACCGATATGGTAAAAAGTGTCACTAAAGATGATCGGAACAGGTTGTGGCTTGGTATGGACGAGGGGCATATCAATGTAATTGACCTGCAGACATTTCTGGTAAACAAAATACAGCTTCCGGAGAAAAAAAGATATGCTTCCATCAAACAGATTACTTACGACACCTGGCATCGGGCCATGTATTTCAGCTCTGATTATGGTTTGGGAAGGGTAAATCATATTGATGGTAAAAGGGATATTGATTACCTGAAGGAAACCAACAACCGGATGTTTGTGGTTAAAAGTTTCAGTATGCCCGACAGCAATAAGCTGGCTCTGGCCCTGTCTTCCGGAGTTTTTATTCTGCCCGACCGTATCCATCAGTTTAAATTCACTTCTTTGTTTTTTAAGCCGGGCATTGATTTTTTTAGCAACAGAGCTTACCGGGTTTTTTACGATCAACAGCAGAATTTATGGTTTTCAAATATCAACGGACTATCAAAACTCTCCAACGGCGTTTTGAACAATTATTTTGAAACACATTTGCTGCTTACCAAAAGGATAAACGATATACAAGAACTTGAGGACGGAACCATAGTTTTGGCAACAGATGGCTACGGTATTGCTTTTCTCAAAAACAACAAAATCATCAGGTTAATTACACACAAAGACGGGCTGGCCGATAACATCTGTAAGCGACTATTTGTGAAAGACAATTACCTGTGGGTGGTGACCAATAACGGCATTAACAGAATAGCATTAAATGACAAACAACCGGGTATTGAGTCGTTCGAATATACCAATGCCTTGCTGGCCGACGACGTAAACGGACTGTATGTAGATAACCGTTATGCCTATTTTGCCACCAACAGCGGGCTGATTTATTTTTCGTATCATAAAACAAACGATAAAAAAGAAGCCCCTAAAGTATTGATATCGTCTATTATAAATAACAAAAGTAAACTGGGGCTTAATGATGCCATGCATATTCTGGCCCCTTCCAGCAATAATATTACTTTTACCTACAGCGCTATCGATTTTCAAAATAAAACCATCACCTATCGTTATCGCCTCAAAGCAGATGCAAACTGGACAGAAACCAGAAGTCGCAGGCTCGAATTCTCGTCCCTGGAGCCCGGAGATTATGCCTTTGAGCTGAGTGCAAAATCAAACAACAGCAACTGGAGTTCGCCTACAAGGGTCAACTTTTCCTTAAAAAGACATTTTTGGCAAACCGGTTGGTTCCTTACCGGAATTTTTCTATTGGCGGGCTTCGTCTTTTATAAAGTTGCCGTAATCATAACCCGAATACAGAAAAATAAAGAGCAGCAGCAATTGCTTTTAAAAAACAAAATTTTAATGCTGGAGCAACAGGCCTTGCAAGCGATGATGAACCCTCACTTTGTATTCAACGTGATGAACTCCATTCAGCATTACATTAATACTAAAGATACCAATTCGGCCAATAAGATACTTACGGGGTTCGCGAAGCTGATCAGAAAAAATCTGGAAATTTGTACCAAAAGTTTTATCAGTCTGGATGAGGAACTGGAATACCTGAACCTGTACCTAAGCCTTGAAAAAAAACGCTTTGGTGAAAAGTTTGAATACAAAATACAGGTAAATAATGCTATTGACAGGGAAGAAACGCTTATTCCATCGATGATTTTGCAGCCATACATTGAAAATGCCATATGGCACGGATTGATGCCAAAAGAAACCGGGGGTACATTAAATATACATATAGGCCTGAATGGCCCCGATCATTTGCTGATTCAGATTATTGATGATGGTATAGGTATTGACAATTCATTGAAGAATAAAAAAGGGCACCATGTAAGTCAGGGCATGAACCTGACCAGAGAAAGGATCAACTTACTGAACCAGGTTGAGGCAAACCCGATACAAATAGAGATCAAACAAAATGGAATTTCAGGCACTTATGTGTCAATATGGATACCGTTAAACCACTAA
- a CDS encoding GNAT family N-acetyltransferase has translation MTIIPVTDKQTRKDFLNVSRLIYKDDTNWICPLDQDVEKIFNEEKNPFFKHGSCTRWILTNKDGKLIGRIAAFVNEKKAYNYEQPTGGLGFFECINDSKAAFLLFETAKSWLQEKGMKAMDGPINFGENDSFWGLLVEGFTPPSYGMNYNPPYYHSFFTNYGFKTEYEQITNHLAVRKPFPERFTKIANWVAAKPGYTFEHFSKKNASKYVDDLMEIYNDGWKDFENFVPIKKETLEESFQQMQTIMDEKLIWFAYVNGEPASFVVIIPDANQMIKGFNGKLGLIEKLKFVYRRWVGVNRMRAIVMGTKSAYQKHGLESALFIKLKEYVLPKNQYDELELSWVGDFNDKMLAIHQATGATFGKRHLTMRKLF, from the coding sequence ATGACCATAATTCCTGTAACCGATAAGCAAACCAGAAAAGATTTTTTAAATGTTAGCCGTTTGATTTATAAAGATGACACCAATTGGATTTGTCCTCTGGATCAGGATGTAGAGAAAATTTTTAATGAAGAGAAAAATCCGTTTTTCAAACACGGTAGCTGTACCCGTTGGATTTTAACCAACAAAGATGGCAAACTTATTGGCAGAATAGCCGCATTTGTAAACGAAAAAAAAGCATATAACTATGAACAGCCGACTGGTGGCCTGGGCTTTTTTGAGTGTATAAACGATTCTAAAGCAGCATTTTTACTTTTCGAAACGGCCAAATCCTGGCTTCAGGAAAAGGGCATGAAAGCGATGGATGGGCCAATTAATTTTGGCGAGAACGATTCTTTCTGGGGTTTACTGGTAGAAGGTTTTACTCCTCCTTCTTATGGGATGAACTATAATCCTCCATATTATCATTCATTTTTTACCAACTATGGTTTTAAAACCGAATACGAGCAAATTACCAATCACCTGGCTGTTAGAAAGCCTTTTCCGGAGCGTTTTACTAAAATAGCCAATTGGGTTGCCGCCAAACCGGGTTATACATTTGAACATTTTTCAAAAAAAAATGCATCCAAATATGTAGACGACCTGATGGAAATTTATAACGATGGCTGGAAAGATTTTGAAAATTTTGTTCCCATAAAAAAAGAAACACTGGAGGAGAGCTTTCAACAGATGCAGACCATCATGGACGAAAAACTGATCTGGTTTGCTTATGTTAATGGAGAACCGGCATCCTTTGTGGTCATCATTCCGGATGCTAACCAAATGATTAAGGGATTTAATGGTAAACTGGGCTTGATAGAAAAGCTAAAGTTTGTGTACAGGCGCTGGGTAGGTGTAAACAGAATGCGGGCAATAGTGATGGGTACTAAATCGGCTTATCAAAAACATGGCCTTGAATCGGCCTTATTCATTAAACTGAAAGAATATGTTTTGCCAAAAAATCAATACGACGAACTGGAGCTTTCCTGGGTAGGTGATTTTAATGATAAGATGCTCGCTATTCATCAAGCAACAGGTGCCACTTTTGGAAAGCGACACCTGACGATGCGAAAATTATTTTAG
- a CDS encoding helix-turn-helix domain-containing protein — protein MNIIGKNIRQLRQKNGWSQGEVAKRLNISIPAFSKIETGITDINISRLAQIANLFEVSTMDIISKEGENPQSLNYEEINNLKEKLAQREEEIIKLQKKVIDLYEEIREK, from the coding sequence ATGAATATCATTGGAAAAAACATTAGACAATTGCGCCAAAAAAATGGCTGGAGCCAGGGGGAAGTGGCTAAACGTCTAAATATTTCAATCCCTGCGTTCTCAAAAATCGAAACGGGTATCACAGATATAAACATTTCAAGATTGGCCCAAATTGCAAATCTTTTCGAGGTTTCGACAATGGATATAATTTCTAAAGAGGGAGAAAACCCTCAGTCGCTTAATTATGAAGAAATTAATAATTTAAAGGAGAAGTTGGCCCAAAGGGAAGAAGAGATCATTAAACTTCAGAAGAAAGTAATTGATCTTTACGAAGAAATCAGAGAGAAATAA
- the murC gene encoding UDP-N-acetylmuramate--L-alanine ligase has product MRIHFIAIGGSAMHNLAIALHKKGYQVTGSDDVIFEPSSSRLARYGILPAEMGWNEANITADLDAVILGMHALTDNQELLKAQQLGLKIYSYPEYIYEQTKDKLRVVIGGSHGKTTITSMILHVLNFYNRDFDYMVGAQLAGFDTMVKLTHEAPLIVIEGDEYLASPIDRRPKFHLYKANLAVISGIAWDHINVFKTYADYTRQFELFIDTIQPEGKLIYCETDHDLEQIVKNARTDIEKIGYGIPEHMVKDGITYLMPEETPLMVFGDHNLMNMNAAKLICKELGIDSKQFDTAIGSFTGAAKRLELLLAEGETNVYKDFAHSPSKLKATIEAVKAQFPDRKLVACIELHTFSSLNRDFLVQYADTMKAADTAIVYIDEKTFQHKKLEPFTKIDVQKAFNDTELHFFDNSELLKQYLLKVKFYRTNLLLMSSGNFGGVDLVNLARELNIVEQGI; this is encoded by the coding sequence ATGCGTATACATTTTATAGCAATAGGTGGAAGTGCAATGCATAACCTGGCCATAGCTTTACACAAAAAAGGATATCAGGTAACAGGATCCGACGACGTTATTTTTGAACCATCAAGCAGCAGGCTGGCCAGGTATGGGATTTTGCCGGCCGAAATGGGCTGGAATGAAGCAAATATTACTGCCGATCTGGATGCGGTAATTTTGGGCATGCATGCGTTGACGGACAATCAGGAACTGTTAAAGGCACAACAACTGGGACTTAAAATATATTCTTACCCAGAATATATATATGAGCAAACTAAAGATAAGCTGAGAGTAGTTATTGGCGGAAGTCATGGTAAAACGACCATTACCTCGATGATTTTACATGTGCTTAATTTTTATAACCGCGACTTCGATTACATGGTTGGGGCCCAGCTGGCAGGCTTTGATACCATGGTAAAGCTAACACACGAAGCACCATTGATAGTGATAGAGGGAGACGAGTACCTGGCTTCACCTATTGACAGAAGGCCAAAGTTTCACCTGTACAAAGCCAATCTGGCGGTGATCAGCGGTATTGCCTGGGACCATATTAATGTATTTAAAACCTATGCAGATTATACCAGGCAGTTTGAATTGTTTATTGATACTATTCAACCTGAGGGTAAACTGATCTATTGTGAAACAGATCATGATCTGGAACAGATCGTTAAAAATGCGCGGACAGATATAGAAAAGATAGGTTATGGAATTCCCGAGCATATGGTAAAGGATGGCATTACTTATCTGATGCCAGAAGAAACACCACTCATGGTATTTGGCGATCATAACCTGATGAATATGAACGCCGCAAAATTAATTTGTAAAGAATTAGGCATTGACAGCAAACAATTTGATACTGCTATTGGTTCTTTTACCGGAGCCGCAAAAAGATTAGAATTGTTGCTGGCCGAAGGCGAAACTAATGTCTACAAGGATTTTGCACATTCACCCTCAAAGTTAAAGGCAACTATAGAGGCAGTGAAGGCGCAATTTCCGGATAGGAAATTAGTTGCGTGTATAGAGTTACATACATTTAGTAGCCTGAACAGGGACTTTTTGGTTCAATATGCAGACACCATGAAAGCCGCTGATACGGCAATTGTGTATATTGATGAAAAAACTTTTCAGCATAAAAAACTCGAACCTTTTACAAAAATAGATGTACAAAAAGCTTTTAACGATACTGAATTGCACTTTTTTGATAATTCAGAGTTGTTAAAACAATATTTGCTTAAAGTAAAATTTTATCGTACGAACTTACTTCTGATGAGTTCAGGGAATTTTGGGGGAGTTGATCTCGTTAATTTGGCACGTGAGTTGAATATAGTTGAGCAAGGAATATAA
- the prmA gene encoding 50S ribosomal protein L11 methyltransferase, translating into MKYIQVTFSFKAIEAYQQDLLIAELGDIGFNTFEEQEGGFLAFIEMNAYDEDRLKNVLKEFENDFDSTYVVTEIEGKNWNEEWEKNFEPLIVDNRCYVRATFHEAKPEYEYEIVIDPKMAFGTGHHQTTTMMMEYILETDVAGKEILDMGCGTAILAILAAKKGASKLVAIDNDEVCYLSAIENAALNGITNMDALCGGKEVIPSTTFDIILANINRNILLDQIPVYANVLKQDGSIFFSGFYESPDLEMIKEACKPFGINYVNHKKIGEWVAACFKKD; encoded by the coding sequence ATGAAATATATACAGGTAACTTTTAGTTTTAAGGCTATTGAAGCGTATCAGCAGGATTTATTGATTGCTGAGCTAGGCGATATAGGATTTAATACTTTTGAAGAGCAGGAGGGGGGCTTCCTGGCATTTATTGAAATGAATGCCTATGACGAAGACCGTTTGAAAAATGTACTGAAGGAGTTTGAAAATGATTTTGACAGTACTTACGTGGTTACAGAAATTGAAGGGAAAAACTGGAATGAAGAGTGGGAAAAGAATTTTGAACCTTTAATTGTTGATAACCGGTGTTATGTGAGAGCAACTTTTCATGAAGCAAAGCCTGAATATGAATACGAAATTGTGATCGACCCAAAAATGGCGTTCGGTACCGGCCATCATCAAACCACCACCATGATGATGGAGTATATTCTGGAAACAGATGTTGCAGGGAAGGAAATTCTGGATATGGGTTGCGGGACAGCCATCCTTGCCATTCTTGCTGCAAAAAAAGGTGCATCAAAACTAGTTGCTATTGATAACGACGAGGTATGTTACCTGAGTGCTATAGAAAATGCTGCACTAAATGGTATTACCAATATGGATGCGCTATGTGGCGGAAAGGAAGTGATTCCATCTACAACTTTTGATATCATCCTGGCCAATATCAACCGTAATATTTTGTTAGATCAGATACCAGTTTATGCCAATGTTCTTAAACAGGACGGTAGTATCTTTTTCAGCGGGTTTTATGAGTCGCCGGATCTGGAGATGATCAAAGAGGCTTGTAAACCATTTGGAATCAATTATGTTAATCATAAAAAAATAGGTGAATGGGTAGCCGCCTGTTTTAAGAAAGATTAA
- the tpiA gene encoding triose-phosphate isomerase, which yields MRKKIVAGNWKMNLDYASGVSLFSEIVNMVRDEKKGDQIAIICSPYIHLNSLAKLGGDVVKIGAQNCHQNDSGAYTGEISAAMIKSVGCAYVIIGHSERRQYFAESNELLAQKTVKALENELSPIFCIGETLDERNNGTYFDVLKTQLEQGIFGLSAADFSKVVIAYEPVWAIGTGLTATSDQAQEVHAYIRKEIAAKYSNEVADNTTILYGGSCNSKNAAELFAQADIDGGLIGGASLKSRDFVDIVKAFNS from the coding sequence ATGAGAAAAAAAATAGTTGCAGGAAATTGGAAAATGAATCTGGATTATGCCAGTGGTGTATCTTTATTTTCGGAAATCGTTAATATGGTTAGAGATGAGAAAAAGGGCGATCAGATTGCCATCATTTGCTCGCCATATATTCATTTAAACAGCCTGGCTAAATTGGGTGGTGATGTTGTTAAAATAGGTGCGCAAAACTGCCATCAAAATGATAGCGGTGCTTATACCGGCGAGATCTCGGCAGCAATGATAAAATCTGTTGGTTGTGCCTATGTCATCATCGGCCATTCAGAAAGACGCCAGTATTTTGCAGAAAGTAATGAATTACTTGCGCAGAAAACTGTTAAAGCATTAGAAAATGAACTTTCTCCCATTTTCTGTATCGGCGAAACATTGGACGAAAGAAACAATGGAACTTATTTCGATGTCCTTAAAACCCAATTGGAACAAGGTATATTTGGCTTAAGCGCTGCCGATTTTTCGAAAGTGGTAATTGCTTATGAGCCGGTATGGGCTATTGGAACAGGGCTTACTGCTACTTCCGATCAGGCACAGGAAGTTCATGCATACATCAGAAAAGAAATTGCGGCCAAATACAGTAATGAAGTGGCAGACAATACAACCATTTTGTACGGAGGTAGCTGCAATTCGAAAAATGCTGCTGAACTATTTGCACAGGCAGATATTGATGGTGGTTTGATTGGAGGGGCATCTCTAAAATCAAGAGATTTTGTAGACATTGTTAAAGCATTTAATTCTTAA